From the Acidimicrobiales bacterium genome, one window contains:
- a CDS encoding ABC transporter permease — protein sequence MGGSYVLRRLYHLVPTLLGVITLTFLVVRLLPGDPALYILGENSTQASVDALRDQLNLGEPLPSAWLSYMGSLLTGDLGESIAYRVPVSEILSSVLPVTVAIATSALILGTILGVTIGAVAAHLASRGRAGLDHALTSTSIVLEGTPPFVVALIAMLFFVLRLEWFPAVGVIDWGDVGGVVERLAMPVGVLAIGEVATIGRITRTSTLDSLGNDYVRTARALGESSVSALTHHGLRNSLLPVITMVGLSFGRLLGGTIVIEVIFSLPGMGSTLIDGIVGRDYPVIQALVLVYALLYVFVNLLTDVLYRLADPRVEL from the coding sequence GTGGGGGGATCCTACGTCCTGCGGCGCTTGTACCACCTGGTCCCGACCCTGCTCGGCGTCATCACCCTGACCTTCCTCGTGGTCCGCCTCCTGCCCGGCGACCCCGCGCTGTACATCCTCGGCGAGAACTCCACGCAGGCGTCGGTGGACGCGCTCCGTGACCAGCTCAACCTGGGCGAGCCGTTGCCGTCGGCCTGGCTCAGCTACATGGGCTCGCTGCTCACGGGCGACCTGGGCGAGTCGATCGCCTACCGGGTGCCGGTCAGCGAGATCCTCTCCAGCGTCCTGCCGGTCACCGTGGCCATCGCCACCTCGGCGCTCATCCTGGGCACGATCCTGGGAGTCACGATCGGCGCCGTGGCCGCCCACCTGGCCTCCCGGGGTCGGGCCGGCCTCGACCACGCCCTCACCTCCACGTCGATCGTCCTGGAGGGCACCCCGCCGTTCGTGGTCGCCCTCATCGCCATGCTGTTCTTCGTGCTGCGCCTCGAGTGGTTCCCCGCGGTCGGCGTCATCGACTGGGGCGACGTCGGCGGGGTCGTCGAGCGGCTGGCCATGCCCGTGGGCGTGCTGGCCATCGGCGAGGTGGCGACCATCGGTCGCATCACCCGCACCTCCACGCTCGACTCCCTGGGCAACGACTACGTGCGCACCGCCCGCGCCCTCGGCGAGTCGTCGGTCTCGGCCCTGACCCATCACGGGCTGCGCAACTCGCTGCTGCCGGTCATCACCATGGTCGGCTTGAGCTTCGGCCGCCTGCTCGGCGGCACGATCGTGATCGAGGTCATCTTCTCGCTGCCCGGCATGGGCAGCACCCTGATCGACGGCATCGTCGGGCGCGACTACCCGGTGATCCAGGCGCTGGTGCTGGTCTACGCCCTGCTCTACGTCTTCGTGAACCTGCTCACCGACGTGCTCTACCGGCTGGCCGACCCCCGGGTGGAGTTGTGA
- a CDS encoding sucrase ferredoxin, producing MTSNGAVDVGQPTRRAESRCSPTAQRVGSTPAGTAGSFQGLFVIERPLPWPGDATEIDELRNLRPALKLAAAERRPHRVQLVLAPPSARTEVRVTYHRRTTDLFGGYVRAGFDVRPDEVGDLCLDLLHGRVADVTGPDRIEVLLCTHGRRDVCCGASGTALHTELTRSGLPPGVSLRRTSHTGGHRFAPTALILPTGTAWAWLDRRVFTGIVTQTLAPEEAAAHYRGCMGLDGPVVQVVDAALFRERGWAWLSTPREGEVLSRDDDHAVVRLHHRSLDDGVLRSVRAVVRVARRTPVPRCGVPLDGSEAEQDDWELVEMAEA from the coding sequence ATGACCTCCAACGGCGCCGTCGACGTGGGCCAGCCGACCCGGCGGGCCGAGTCCCGCTGCTCCCCGACGGCGCAGCGGGTCGGCTCGACCCCGGCGGGGACGGCGGGATCGTTCCAGGGCCTGTTCGTCATCGAGCGCCCGCTGCCCTGGCCCGGCGACGCCACCGAGATCGACGAGCTGCGCAACCTGCGCCCCGCGCTGAAGCTGGCCGCGGCCGAGCGGCGGCCCCACCGGGTGCAGCTCGTCCTCGCCCCGCCGTCCGCCCGGACCGAGGTCCGCGTCACCTACCACCGGCGCACCACCGACCTGTTCGGCGGCTACGTGCGGGCCGGCTTCGACGTGCGCCCCGACGAGGTCGGCGACCTCTGCCTCGACCTGCTCCACGGGCGCGTCGCCGACGTGACCGGCCCCGACCGCATCGAGGTGCTGCTGTGCACCCACGGCCGGCGCGACGTCTGTTGCGGCGCCTCGGGAACGGCCCTCCACACCGAGCTGACCAGGTCGGGTCTGCCGCCGGGCGTGTCGCTGCGGCGCACCTCGCACACGGGCGGGCACCGGTTCGCGCCGACGGCGCTGATCCTGCCGACGGGCACCGCGTGGGCGTGGCTCGACCGCCGGGTCTTCACCGGCATCGTCACGCAGACGCTCGCGCCCGAGGAGGCGGCCGCCCACTACCGCGGCTGCATGGGCCTCGACGGTCCCGTGGTGCAGGTGGTCGACGCCGCCCTGTTCCGTGAGCGGGGCTGGGCGTGGCTCTCGACGCCCCGCGAGGGCGAGGTGCTCTCCCGGGACGACGACCACGCGGTGGTCAGGCTCCACCACCGGTCGCTGGACGACGGCGTGCTCCGTTCGGTCCGCGCCGTGGTGCGGGTGGCCCGGCGGACGCCGGTGCCCCGGTGCGGCGTCCCGCTCGACGGCTCGGAGGCGGAGCAGGACGACTGGGAGCTCGTGGAGATGGCGGAGGCGTGA
- a CDS encoding dienelactone hydrolase family protein yields MPAERILLDSGTPATVVSGGAAEGVGGGGAPRRGVVVLPDVFGLSPVFVGIAERLAADLSATVGVLEPFPGLEDMAFPDKVTIGIRELGEERILSDALLLADLLDVEPVALLGVCIGGMFALRSSAGGRFDRVVSLYGMVHVPDRWKGGGKGDPLESVLAAASTPILAIAGTEDEFVPVAHLDELERVGVDVHRVEGASHGFAHDPSRPNHDADAAKRVWETIDGFLAVDAPTP; encoded by the coding sequence ATGCCTGCTGAGCGGATCCTGCTCGACTCCGGCACGCCCGCGACGGTCGTGTCCGGCGGCGCCGCCGAGGGTGTCGGCGGGGGAGGTGCTCCCCGCCGAGGCGTGGTCGTCCTCCCCGACGTGTTCGGCCTGTCCCCGGTCTTCGTGGGCATCGCCGAGCGCCTCGCCGCCGACCTGTCGGCCACGGTGGGCGTCCTCGAGCCCTTCCCGGGCCTCGAGGACATGGCCTTCCCCGACAAGGTCACGATCGGCATACGTGAGCTGGGCGAGGAGCGCATCCTGTCCGACGCCCTGCTGCTGGCCGACCTGCTCGACGTCGAGCCCGTCGCCCTGCTGGGCGTGTGCATCGGCGGCATGTTCGCCCTGCGCAGCTCGGCCGGCGGGCGCTTCGACCGCGTCGTGTCGCTCTACGGCATGGTCCACGTGCCCGACCGCTGGAAGGGCGGCGGCAAGGGCGACCCCCTGGAATCCGTCCTGGCCGCGGCGTCGACCCCGATCCTGGCGATCGCCGGCACCGAGGACGAGTTCGTCCCGGTGGCCCACCTCGACGAGCTCGAGCGGGTCGGCGTCGACGTCCACCGGGTGGAGGGCGCGTCGCACGGCTTCGCCCACGATCCCTCCCGGCCGAACCACGACGCCGACGCCGCCAAACGGGTGTGGGAGACGATCGACGGCTTCCTCGCCGTCGACGCGCCGACGCCATGA
- a CDS encoding iron-containing redox enzyme family protein — translation MKSEEFNRRINELAMETSQQLRWWSEVEENITKPMAIEFVKQFGLFPRHSRQCWANVVGNCPILEVRRFVVTENLWEEEANEETSHYQLLVDMGVALGMTEDEITNAEPIPSTQTAFLAWETLTRTQPWIEGLAAKGSLEALNQAETGNLSGLSAKRWMANLGLSSDDVAFWGVHSELDQDHAHDTLEIIGKYATEQDLDRAYVSSRKSHGVWLVLMNGIADHVLSLAD, via the coding sequence ATGAAGAGCGAAGAGTTCAACCGGCGGATCAACGAGCTGGCCATGGAGACGAGCCAGCAGCTGCGCTGGTGGTCAGAGGTCGAAGAGAACATCACCAAGCCGATGGCGATCGAGTTCGTCAAGCAGTTCGGGCTCTTCCCGCGCCACAGCCGCCAGTGCTGGGCCAACGTCGTGGGCAACTGCCCCATCCTCGAGGTGCGCCGGTTCGTCGTGACCGAGAACCTCTGGGAGGAAGAGGCCAACGAGGAGACCTCGCACTACCAGCTGCTCGTCGACATGGGCGTCGCCCTGGGCATGACCGAGGACGAGATCACCAACGCCGAGCCGATCCCGTCGACCCAGACGGCGTTCCTGGCCTGGGAGACGCTCACCCGCACCCAGCCGTGGATCGAGGGTCTCGCCGCCAAGGGCTCGCTGGAGGCGCTGAACCAGGCCGAGACCGGCAACCTCTCGGGCCTTTCGGCCAAGCGCTGGATGGCCAACCTGGGCCTCTCGTCCGACGACGTCGCCTTCTGGGGCGTGCACTCCGAGCTCGACCAGGACCACGCCCACGACACGCTCGAGATCATCGGCAAGTACGCCACCGAGCAGGACCTCGACCGGGCCTACGTCTCGTCGCGCAAGTCGCACGGCGTCTGGCTGGTGCTGATGAACGGCATCGCCGACCACGTGCTCTCGCTGGCGGACTGA
- a CDS encoding class II aldolase/adducin family protein → MSVSGGGDGSDRVVAELRDKVATACRILGHTGVAREITGHVSVRVPGRPREILVRCRTESEAGLEATDVDAIRTVDLFTGTVDDPDAADVPLELPIHTGVLRAREDVVAVVHVHPRFCVLCGIAGVPLRPVYGAYDHHASLLVEDGVPVFESSVLVRDEPTAAALVAALGAAPVCLMRGHGITVVGASVEQATLRALRLEHLAEMTWDLHRAGYEGRLPAEEMEAFVSARSQPVLPKGERWAWNYYARQVGGSP, encoded by the coding sequence ATGAGCGTCAGCGGCGGCGGCGACGGAAGCGACCGGGTCGTCGCCGAGCTGCGGGACAAGGTGGCCACGGCCTGCCGCATCCTCGGCCACACCGGCGTGGCCCGCGAGATCACCGGCCACGTCAGCGTGCGCGTCCCCGGCCGACCCCGCGAGATCCTGGTGCGCTGCCGCACCGAGTCGGAGGCCGGCCTCGAAGCCACCGACGTCGACGCCATCCGCACGGTCGACCTGTTCACCGGCACCGTCGACGACCCCGACGCCGCCGACGTCCCCCTCGAGCTGCCCATCCACACCGGTGTGCTGCGTGCCCGCGAGGACGTGGTCGCGGTCGTGCACGTCCATCCGCGGTTCTGCGTGCTGTGCGGCATCGCCGGCGTACCGCTGCGGCCCGTCTACGGGGCCTACGACCACCACGCCAGCCTGCTCGTCGAGGACGGGGTGCCCGTGTTCGAGAGCTCGGTGCTGGTCCGCGACGAGCCGACGGCCGCCGCCCTGGTGGCGGCCCTGGGCGCGGCGCCGGTCTGCCTCATGCGGGGCCACGGCATCACCGTGGTGGGGGCCAGCGTCGAGCAGGCCACTCTGCGCGCCCTGCGCCTGGAGCACCTGGCCGAGATGACCTGGGACCTGCACCGTGCCGGCTACGAGGGCCGGCTCCCCGCCGAGGAGATGGAGGCGTTCGTCTCCGCCCGCTCACAGCCGGTGCTGCCCAAGGGCGAGCGGTGGGCCTGGAACTACTACGCCCGCCAGGTAGGCGGGTCACCATGA
- a CDS encoding cupin domain-containing protein, which translates to MPDRTSDGGLGGFYEELLGSEMAPLWEVLDRNRAPRPVTVPHRWAWSEVEPLLRRAGELVTAEEAERRVLMLVNPATKGDKRAVGNLYAGIQLILPGETARAHRHTAAALRFVLRGEGALTVVDGVAVHLSPFDLVLTPSWAWHDHVNGTAHPMVWLDALDSPLTRALDAWFFDPHPTGLQEPGDDPAREAALTYPWAPVHSAAVAAAAASDEGAAAIAYTHPATGADVLPTTRCQVVTVAAGGRWGPQRRVGGAVFCVAEGRGTAAVGPATFPLAFGDVFCVPSWCPLEISNDGGDPLSLFTYDDEPVLRAFGLERSEPA; encoded by the coding sequence ATGCCCGACCGAACGTCCGACGGAGGGCTCGGGGGCTTCTACGAGGAGCTGCTCGGGTCCGAGATGGCCCCCCTGTGGGAGGTGCTCGACCGGAACCGGGCCCCCCGACCGGTGACGGTGCCGCACCGGTGGGCGTGGTCGGAGGTCGAGCCGCTGCTGCGCCGCGCCGGTGAGCTGGTCACGGCCGAGGAGGCCGAGCGCCGGGTCCTGATGCTGGTCAACCCGGCGACCAAGGGCGACAAGCGGGCGGTCGGCAACCTCTACGCCGGCATCCAGCTCATCCTCCCCGGGGAGACGGCGCGGGCCCACCGGCACACAGCGGCGGCCCTGCGCTTCGTCCTCCGGGGCGAAGGGGCCCTGACCGTGGTCGACGGCGTGGCCGTGCACCTCTCGCCCTTCGACCTGGTGCTCACCCCGAGCTGGGCCTGGCACGACCACGTCAACGGCACCGCGCACCCGATGGTGTGGCTCGACGCCCTCGACTCGCCGCTCACCCGGGCCCTCGACGCCTGGTTCTTCGACCCGCACCCGACCGGCCTGCAGGAGCCCGGTGACGACCCGGCCCGCGAGGCGGCGCTCACCTACCCGTGGGCGCCCGTGCACTCGGCGGCAGTCGCGGCCGCGGCGGCCTCCGACGAGGGCGCGGCGGCGATCGCCTACACGCATCCGGCGACGGGCGCCGACGTCCTGCCCACCACGAGGTGCCAGGTGGTGACGGTCGCCGCCGGCGGCCGGTGGGGGCCGCAGCGACGGGTCGGTGGCGCGGTCTTCTGCGTCGCCGAAGGCCGGGGCACGGCAGCCGTCGGCCCGGCCACCTTCCCGTTGGCGTTCGGCGACGTGTTCTGCGTTCCCAGCTGGTGCCCGCTGGAGATCAGCAACGACGGCGGCGACCCGCTGTCGCTGTTCACCTACGACGACGAGCCCGTGCTGCGGGCCTTCGGCCTCGAACGCAGCGAGCCGGCATGA
- a CDS encoding antibiotic biosynthesis monooxygenase, whose protein sequence is MFVSITNFTVDAEVGLNDEQIDKVIGVTSKHPGWLGAYVFRSPEDPTKMTRFTYWESLEARDALYDSPAAQAVGLTERPQGREVLELVRADRPVDPAAATPAPPAS, encoded by the coding sequence ATGTTCGTGTCCATCACCAACTTCACCGTCGACGCCGAGGTCGGCCTCAACGACGAGCAGATCGACAAGGTGATCGGGGTGACCAGCAAGCACCCGGGATGGCTGGGCGCCTACGTGTTCCGGTCGCCCGAGGACCCCACGAAGATGACCCGGTTCACCTACTGGGAGTCGTTGGAGGCCCGCGACGCCCTCTACGACTCGCCCGCCGCGCAGGCCGTCGGCCTCACCGAGCGCCCCCAGGGACGTGAGGTGCTCGAGCTCGTCCGCGCCGATCGCCCGGTCGACCCCGCCGCGGCGACGCCGGCCCCGCCCGCGTCCTGA